The Streptomyces nitrosporeus genome includes a window with the following:
- a CDS encoding sensor histidine kinase, translating to MATAYGPDTRDQYRPGDGAGSRPPAGRTKHFLPAALRAPVEARAWGELGYLLLSLPISVVLFTFAITMMSLGLGLLITFLGIPVLAAALAGCRGFGALERARARGLLGLEVADPEPARGRTGGLMSWVGAMLKSGASWRHLLYAVLHFPWATFAFTVAVTFWATGWTAFTYPLWHWVFPAFGENGGIQLYGDGTHQVYLDSPFEVAVTSALGLAVVMATPWIVRGLTWVDRLMVLGLLGPSRLATRVSELESDRGVVVDTAAADLRRIERDLHDGAQARLVALAMDLGLAKEKLADDPDAAARMVDEAHGEVKVALQELRDLARGIHPAVLTDRGLDAALSAVASRCTVPVKVEVDLEARPAQAIEGIAYFTVSELLQNVSKHARATRASVDVWRAADRLMLQVTDNGRGGADASSGSGLAGLTERLDAVDGILVVDSPVGGPTTVTAELPWRG from the coding sequence ATGGCCACGGCATACGGACCGGACACACGGGACCAGTACCGGCCCGGCGACGGCGCGGGCAGCCGCCCCCCGGCCGGGCGTACGAAGCACTTCCTCCCGGCGGCACTGCGCGCGCCGGTCGAGGCACGGGCCTGGGGCGAGCTGGGATACCTGCTCCTGAGCCTGCCGATCAGCGTGGTGCTGTTCACCTTCGCGATCACGATGATGTCGCTGGGGCTGGGCCTGCTGATCACCTTCCTCGGCATCCCGGTGCTCGCCGCCGCCCTGGCGGGCTGCCGTGGTTTCGGCGCGCTGGAGCGGGCCCGGGCGCGTGGACTGCTCGGGCTGGAGGTCGCGGACCCGGAGCCGGCGCGGGGCCGGACGGGCGGCCTGATGTCCTGGGTCGGCGCGATGCTGAAGAGCGGGGCGTCCTGGCGCCACCTGCTCTACGCGGTGCTGCACTTCCCGTGGGCCACCTTCGCGTTCACCGTCGCGGTGACGTTCTGGGCGACGGGCTGGACGGCCTTCACCTACCCGCTGTGGCACTGGGTCTTCCCGGCGTTCGGGGAGAACGGCGGCATCCAGCTGTACGGCGACGGGACCCACCAGGTCTACCTCGACTCCCCCTTCGAGGTGGCGGTGACGTCCGCGCTCGGTCTGGCGGTCGTCATGGCCACCCCGTGGATCGTGCGCGGCCTGACCTGGGTGGACCGGCTGATGGTGCTCGGCCTGCTCGGCCCCTCCCGGCTGGCGACACGGGTCTCGGAGCTGGAGTCGGACCGGGGGGTGGTGGTGGACACCGCCGCCGCCGACCTGCGCCGCATCGAACGCGACCTGCACGACGGCGCCCAGGCCCGCCTCGTCGCCCTCGCCATGGACCTCGGGCTCGCCAAGGAGAAGCTCGCCGACGACCCCGACGCGGCCGCCCGCATGGTCGACGAGGCCCACGGGGAGGTCAAGGTCGCCCTCCAGGAACTCCGCGACCTCGCCCGCGGCATCCACCCCGCCGTCCTCACCGACCGGGGCCTGGACGCGGCCCTCTCCGCCGTCGCCTCCCGCTGCACCGTCCCGGTCAAGGTAGAGGTGGACCTGGAGGCCCGGCCCGCCCAGGCCATCGAGGGCATCGCGTACTTCACCGTCTCCGAGCTCCTCCAGAACGTCAGCAAGCACGCCCGTGCCACCCGGGCGTCGGTCGACGTCTGGCGTGCGGCGGACCGGCTGATGCTCCAGGTCACCGACAACGGGCGGGGCGGAGCCGACGCCTCCTCGGGCAGCGGTCTGGCCGGGCTCACCGAGCGGCTGGACGCCGTGGACGGCATCCTCGTCGTCGACTCCCCGGTCGGCGGCCCGACCACCGTCACCGCCGAGCTCCCCTGGCGCGGCTGA
- a CDS encoding response regulator transcription factor, which produces MRVVIAEDSVLLREGLTRLLTDLGHDVVAGVGDAEALIRTVDDLASRDALPDVVVADVRMPPTHTDEGVRAAVRLRKEHPGVGVLVLSQYVEEQYATELLAGSSRGVGYLLKDRVAEVREFVDAVVRVAQGGTALDPEVVAQLLGRSRKQDVLANLTPREREVLGLMAEGRTNSAVAKQLVVSDGAVEKHVSNIFLKLGLAPSVGDHRRVLAVLTYLNS; this is translated from the coding sequence GTGCGCGTCGTCATCGCCGAGGATTCGGTACTGCTCCGGGAGGGGCTGACCCGGCTGCTGACCGATCTCGGGCACGACGTCGTGGCGGGGGTCGGGGACGCCGAGGCCCTGATCAGGACGGTGGACGACCTGGCGTCCCGGGACGCGCTGCCCGACGTGGTCGTCGCCGACGTACGGATGCCTCCCACCCACACCGACGAGGGGGTCCGGGCCGCGGTCCGGCTGCGCAAGGAGCACCCGGGCGTCGGGGTGCTGGTGCTCTCCCAGTACGTCGAGGAGCAGTACGCCACCGAGCTGCTGGCCGGCAGCAGCCGGGGCGTGGGCTATCTGCTGAAGGACCGGGTGGCCGAGGTCCGGGAGTTCGTGGACGCCGTGGTGCGGGTGGCCCAGGGCGGTACGGCCCTGGACCCGGAGGTGGTGGCCCAGCTGCTGGGACGCAGCCGCAAGCAGGACGTGCTGGCGAACCTCACCCCGCGCGAGCGGGAGGTCCTCGGTCTGATGGCCGAGGGAAGGACGAATTCCGCGGTCGCCAAACAGCTGGTGGTGAGCGACGGCGCCGTGGAGAAGCACGTCAGCAACATCTTCCTGAAACTCGGCCTCGCCCCCAGCGTGGGTGACCACCGGCGAGTTCTCGCCGTTCTCACCTATCTCAACTCCTGA
- a CDS encoding 2-oxoacid:acceptor oxidoreductase subunit alpha, with amino-acid sequence MTSQVSSPAGKTDEASEALVGEQRVPRSGPEGAMDKEIRRLDRVIIRFAGDSGDGMQLTGDRFTSETASFGNDLSTLPNFPAEIRAPAGTLPGVSSFQLHFADHDILTPGDAPNVLVAMNPAALKANIGDVPRGADIIVNTDEFTKRPMAKVGYETSPLEDGSLEAYNVHPVPLTTLTIEALKEFGLSRKEAERSKNMFALGLLSWMYNRPTEGTEKFLRSKFAKKPAIAEANVAAFRAGWNFGETTEDFAVSYEVAPASQAFPTGTYRNISGNLALSYGLIAAGRQADLPLYLGSYPITPASDILHELSRHKNFGVRTFQAEDEIAGIGAALGAAFGGSLAVTTTSGPGVALKSETIGLAVSLELPLLIVDIQRGGPSTGLPTKTEQADLLQAMYGRNGEAPVPVVAPRTPADCFDAALDAARIALTYRTPVFLLSDGYLANGSEPWRIPETDSLPDLRTRFATGPNHELADGTEVFWPYKRDPETLARPWAVPGTPGLEHRIGGIEKQDGTGNISYDPANHDFMVRTRQAKIDGIAVPELEVDDPAGADTLVLGWGSTYGPITAAVRRLRASGQPIAQAHLRHLNPFPANLGEVLERYGRVVVPEMNLGQLATLLRAKYLVDVQSYTQVNGMPFKAEQLATALKEAIDA; translated from the coding sequence GTGACCAGTCAGGTCAGTAGCCCAGCCGGAAAGACCGACGAGGCCAGTGAGGCTCTCGTCGGGGAGCAGCGTGTCCCCCGATCCGGACCCGAGGGTGCCATGGACAAGGAGATCCGTCGCCTGGACCGGGTGATCATCCGCTTCGCGGGCGACTCCGGCGACGGTATGCAGCTGACCGGCGACCGGTTCACATCGGAGACGGCGTCCTTCGGGAACGACCTGTCGACGCTGCCGAACTTCCCGGCCGAGATCCGGGCACCCGCCGGGACGCTGCCGGGGGTCTCGTCGTTCCAGCTGCACTTCGCGGACCACGACATCCTGACGCCGGGCGACGCTCCGAACGTCCTGGTGGCGATGAACCCCGCCGCGCTGAAGGCGAACATCGGCGACGTGCCGCGCGGCGCCGACATCATCGTGAACACCGACGAGTTCACCAAGCGCCCCATGGCGAAGGTCGGATACGAGACCTCTCCCCTGGAGGACGGCTCGCTGGAGGCGTACAACGTGCACCCGGTGCCGTTGACGACCCTGACGATCGAGGCGCTGAAGGAGTTCGGACTTTCCCGCAAGGAAGCCGAACGGTCGAAAAACATGTTCGCGCTCGGCCTGCTTTCCTGGATGTACAACCGTCCGACCGAGGGCACGGAGAAATTCCTCCGGTCGAAGTTCGCCAAGAAACCGGCCATCGCCGAGGCGAACGTGGCCGCTTTCCGGGCGGGCTGGAATTTCGGTGAGACCACCGAGGACTTCGCGGTCTCCTACGAGGTGGCCCCCGCCTCACAGGCTTTCCCGACGGGCACCTACCGCAACATCTCCGGAAATCTGGCCCTCTCCTACGGGCTGATCGCGGCGGGCCGGCAGGCGGATCTGCCGCTCTATCTGGGTTCCTATCCCATCACCCCGGCTTCCGACATCCTCCATGAACTCAGCCGCCACAAGAACTTCGGTGTGCGGACATTCCAGGCGGAGGACGAGATCGCGGGCATCGGGGCTGCCCTGGGCGCGGCCTTCGGCGGGTCCCTCGCGGTGACGACGACCTCCGGGCCGGGGGTGGCGCTGAAGTCGGAGACGATCGGCCTGGCGGTCTCCCTGGAGCTGCCGCTGCTGATCGTCGACATCCAGCGCGGTGGTCCGTCCACGGGCCTGCCGACCAAGACGGAGCAGGCCGACCTGCTCCAGGCGATGTACGGCAGGAACGGCGAGGCCCCGGTCCCGGTCGTCGCCCCGCGTACGCCCGCCGACTGCTTCGACGCGGCGCTGGACGCGGCGCGGATCGCCCTGACGTACCGGACGCCGGTGTTCCTGCTCTCGGACGGTTACCTGGCGAACGGCTCGGAGCCCTGGCGGATCCCCGAGACGGACAGCCTGCCGGATCTGCGGACCCGGTTCGCGACCGGTCCGAACCACGAACTGGCCGACGGCACCGAGGTGTTCTGGCCCTACAAGCGTGACCCCGAGACGCTGGCCCGCCCGTGGGCGGTCCCCGGCACCCCGGGCCTGGAGCACCGGATCGGCGGCATCGAGAAGCAGGACGGCACGGGCAACATCTCCTACGACCCGGCCAACCACGACTTCATGGTCCGCACCCGGCAGGCGAAGATCGACGGCATCGCCGTGCCGGAGCTGGAGGTCGACGACCCGGCCGGCGCGGACACGCTGGTGCTGGGCTGGGGTTCGACGTACGGCCCGATCACCGCGGCGGTCCGCCGGCTGCGGGCGTCCGGACAGCCGATCGCCCAGGCGCACCTGCGGCACCTCAACCCCTTCCCGGCCAATCTCGGCGAGGTGCTGGAACGTTACGGGCGGGTGGTCGTCCCGGAGATGAACCTGGGCCAGCTCGCCACCCTGCTGAGGGCGAAGTACCTGGTGGACGTGCAGAGTTACACCCAGGTCAACGGGATGCCCTTCAAGGCCGAGCAGCTCGCCACCGCCCTCAAGGAGGCCATCGATGCCTGA
- a CDS encoding 2-oxoacid:ferredoxin oxidoreductase subunit beta has translation MPDTNELLQLVPKAEGKQSMKDFKSDQEVRWCPGCGDYAVLAAVQGFMPELGLAKENIAFVSGIGCSSRFPYYMNTYGMHSIHGRAPSIATGLATSRRDLSVWVVTGDGDALSIGGNHLIHALRRNVNLKILLFNNRIYGLTKGQYSPTSELGKITKSTPMGSLDAPFNPVSLALGAEASFVARTVDSDRKHLTSVLRAAADHPGTALVEIYQNCNIFNDGAFEVLKDKEKAEEAVIRLEHGRPILFGADDSKGVVRDPLTGDLEVVTVTEENRSRILVHDAHNPSPTTAFALSRLADPDTLHHTPIGVLRSVERPVYDALMSEQLDAAVEQRGKGDLGALLAGNDTWTVVG, from the coding sequence ATGCCTGACACCAACGAACTCCTCCAGCTGGTCCCCAAGGCCGAGGGCAAGCAGTCCATGAAGGACTTCAAGTCCGACCAGGAGGTGCGCTGGTGCCCCGGGTGCGGTGACTACGCGGTCCTCGCGGCGGTGCAGGGCTTCATGCCCGAGCTGGGGCTGGCGAAGGAGAACATCGCCTTCGTCTCCGGCATCGGCTGCTCGTCCCGTTTCCCGTACTACATGAACACCTACGGGATGCACTCCATCCACGGCCGCGCCCCGTCCATCGCGACGGGCCTGGCGACCTCCCGGCGGGACCTGTCGGTGTGGGTGGTCACCGGGGACGGTGACGCGCTGTCCATCGGCGGGAACCACCTGATCCACGCCCTGCGCCGCAACGTCAACCTGAAGATCCTGCTGTTCAACAACCGGATCTACGGTCTGACGAAGGGGCAGTACAGCCCCACCTCGGAGCTGGGCAAGATCACCAAGTCGACGCCGATGGGGTCCCTGGACGCGCCGTTCAACCCGGTCTCGCTCGCGCTCGGCGCGGAGGCGTCCTTCGTGGCGCGGACGGTCGACTCCGACCGCAAGCACCTGACGAGCGTGCTGCGGGCCGCGGCCGACCACCCGGGCACCGCGCTGGTGGAGATCTACCAGAACTGCAACATCTTCAACGACGGCGCCTTCGAGGTCCTCAAGGACAAGGAGAAGGCCGAGGAGGCGGTCATCCGTCTCGAACACGGCCGCCCCATCCTGTTCGGTGCCGACGACTCCAAGGGGGTCGTGCGCGACCCGCTCACCGGGGACCTGGAGGTCGTCACCGTGACCGAGGAGAACCGGTCCCGGATTCTCGTCCACGACGCGCACAACCCGAGCCCGACCACGGCGTTCGCGCTGTCCCGGCTCGCCGACCCCGACACGCTGCACCACACCCCGATCGGTGTCCTGCGCAGCGTGGAGCGCCCGGTCTACGACGCCCTGATGTCCGAGCAGCTGGACGCGGCGGTCGAGCAGCGGGGCAAGGGCGACCTGGGTGCCCTGCTGGCCGGGAACGACACCTGGACCGTCGTCGGCTGA
- a CDS encoding winged helix-turn-helix transcriptional regulator, translating to MTVSILDELGGRRPDVNRQNCPSRLVLEHVTSRWGVLVLAVLMERSYRFSELRRAVGGVSEKMLAQTLQTLERDGFVDRDAKPVIPPRVDYALTPLGREAAGQVRALARWSEQRLDAVEAARAAYDEARS from the coding sequence ATGACAGTAAGCATCCTGGACGAACTGGGTGGCCGGCGCCCGGACGTCAACCGGCAGAACTGCCCCTCCCGGCTGGTCCTCGAACACGTCACCAGCCGGTGGGGTGTGCTCGTGCTGGCCGTGCTGATGGAGCGCTCCTACCGCTTCAGCGAGCTGCGCCGCGCGGTCGGCGGCGTCAGCGAGAAGATGCTGGCCCAGACCCTTCAGACGCTGGAGCGCGACGGCTTCGTCGACCGGGACGCCAAGCCGGTCATCCCGCCCCGCGTGGACTACGCGCTGACCCCGCTCGGCCGGGAGGCCGCCGGCCAGGTCCGGGCGCTGGCCCGCTGGTCGGAGCAGAGGCTGGACGCGGTCGAGGCGGCGCGCGCCGCATACGACGAAGCCCGGAGCTGA
- a CDS encoding SDR family oxidoreductase, with protein MSIVVTGATGALGRLVIERLLATVPADRIAAVVRDKEKAAPLAALGVELRIADYDRPGTLAGAFRAGDRVLLVSGSEVGKRVAQHTAVIDAAKAAGVAQLAYTGVLGGPDADFLLAAEHKVTEQLVLDSGLPHTFLRNGWYTENYTANLAPVLEHGAVVANAGDGRVASATRADYAAAAAAVLTGEGHLGAAYELSGDVAWSLEEYAAVVAAATGKEIAYRRVPAAVHQEILVGAGVPEPFAAILVDVDEAIARGRLAGTSGDLARLIGRPTTPLADTVASAVAAL; from the coding sequence ATGAGCATCGTCGTCACCGGCGCCACCGGCGCACTCGGCCGCCTCGTCATCGAGCGGCTGCTCGCGACCGTCCCCGCGGACCGGATCGCCGCGGTCGTCCGCGACAAGGAGAAGGCCGCACCGCTCGCCGCCCTGGGCGTGGAGCTCCGCATCGCCGACTACGACCGGCCCGGGACGCTCGCCGGCGCCTTCCGTGCCGGTGACCGCGTCCTGCTGGTCTCCGGCAGCGAGGTCGGCAAGCGGGTCGCCCAGCACACCGCCGTGATCGACGCCGCGAAGGCCGCCGGGGTGGCCCAGCTCGCCTACACCGGGGTGCTGGGCGGGCCGGACGCCGACTTCCTGCTGGCCGCCGAGCACAAGGTGACCGAGCAGCTCGTCCTCGACTCGGGGCTCCCCCACACCTTCCTGCGCAACGGCTGGTACACGGAGAACTACACGGCGAACCTCGCCCCGGTCCTGGAGCACGGCGCCGTGGTGGCCAACGCGGGCGACGGGCGGGTCGCCTCCGCGACCCGGGCGGACTACGCCGCGGCGGCGGCCGCGGTGCTGACCGGCGAGGGCCACCTGGGCGCGGCGTACGAGCTGAGCGGCGACGTCGCCTGGTCGCTGGAGGAGTACGCCGCCGTGGTCGCGGCGGCCACCGGCAAGGAGATCGCGTACCGGCGGGTCCCGGCCGCCGTGCACCAGGAGATCCTCGTCGGCGCCGGTGTGCCCGAGCCCTTCGCCGCGATCCTCGTCGACGTGGACGAGGCCATCGCCCGCGGCCGGCTCGCCGGGACGAGCGGGGACCTGGCCCGGCTCATCGGCCGGCCGACGACCCCGCTCGCCGACACCGTGGCCTCGGCGGTCGCCGCCCTCTGA
- the rarD gene encoding EamA family transporter RarD, whose product MKGKNEQRAGLLYGIGAYGMWGLVPLFWPLLEPAGAVEILAHRMVWSLGVVVIALLALRRWAWVRELAGQPRRLALITVAAAVISVNWGLYIWSVNNGHVVEASLGYFINPLVTIAMGVLLLGERLRPAQWAAVATGFAAVLVLAIGYGQPPWISLVLAFSFATYGLAKKKVGMGGLESLAAETAVLFLPALGFLLWLGARGESTFGSGAGHAALLATTGLVTAIPLICFGAAAIRVPLSVLGLLQYLAPVFQFGLGVLYFHEEMPPERWAGFGLVWVALALLTWDALRAARRNRSEALRLAALAAGATPDDTAAPGDTAAPPDGTAAPGGTAALPDDTAAPGDTAAPSDDTAARRTEAPSG is encoded by the coding sequence GTGAAGGGGAAGAACGAGCAGCGGGCAGGTCTGCTGTACGGAATAGGCGCGTACGGGATGTGGGGGCTGGTCCCCCTGTTCTGGCCGCTGCTGGAACCGGCGGGGGCGGTGGAGATCCTCGCCCACCGGATGGTCTGGTCGCTGGGTGTCGTGGTGATCGCCCTGCTCGCCCTGCGCCGCTGGGCGTGGGTACGCGAACTGGCCGGGCAGCCGCGGCGGCTGGCCCTGATCACGGTGGCCGCCGCCGTCATATCCGTCAACTGGGGCCTGTACATCTGGTCCGTCAACAACGGCCACGTCGTCGAGGCGTCACTCGGTTACTTCATCAACCCGCTGGTCACCATCGCCATGGGCGTGCTCCTGCTCGGCGAGCGGCTGCGGCCCGCGCAGTGGGCGGCGGTGGCGACCGGTTTCGCCGCGGTGCTGGTGCTGGCGATCGGCTACGGGCAGCCGCCGTGGATCTCGCTGGTCCTGGCGTTCTCCTTCGCGACGTACGGGCTGGCGAAGAAGAAGGTCGGCATGGGCGGCCTGGAGTCGCTGGCCGCCGAGACCGCCGTACTGTTCCTGCCCGCCCTCGGCTTCCTGCTGTGGCTCGGCGCGCGCGGCGAGTCGACGTTCGGTTCGGGCGCGGGCCACGCGGCCCTGCTGGCCACCACGGGCCTGGTCACCGCGATCCCGCTGATCTGCTTCGGCGCGGCGGCGATCCGGGTCCCGCTGTCGGTGCTGGGACTGCTCCAGTACCTGGCCCCGGTCTTCCAGTTCGGGCTGGGCGTCCTGTACTTCCACGAGGAGATGCCGCCCGAGCGCTGGGCCGGCTTCGGCCTGGTGTGGGTCGCGCTGGCCCTGCTGACCTGGGACGCGCTGCGGGCGGCCCGGCGCAACCGGAGCGAGGCGCTGCGCCTGGCGGCCCTGGCCGCCGGAGCGACCCCGGACGACACGGCGGCCCCCGGCGACACGGCGGCGCCCCCGGACGGCACGGCGGCACCCGGTGGCACGGCGGCTCTCCCGGACGACACGGCCGCCCCCGGTGACACGGCGGCCCCCTCGGACGACACGGCCGCCCGCCGTACCGAAGCCCCCTCAGGCTGA
- a CDS encoding MarR family winged helix-turn-helix transcriptional regulator, with translation MDGRNPVMELVHSLRAVTVEFDLLGAEFAARHGLHPTDVRALIHLLDAARAGTRATPGWLGEQLRLNSAGTTALVDRLERLGLVRRSRDTADRRRVLLDVEEKATELGWSFFGPVIGEVVAAAEGFEADELETVRRFLAAVLESAGRVRSA, from the coding sequence ATGGACGGTCGGAACCCGGTGATGGAGCTGGTCCATTCACTGCGCGCGGTCACCGTGGAGTTCGACCTGCTCGGTGCCGAGTTCGCCGCGCGCCACGGGCTGCACCCCACCGATGTGCGCGCCCTGATCCACCTGCTGGACGCGGCGCGGGCCGGTACCCGGGCCACCCCCGGGTGGCTCGGTGAGCAGCTGCGCCTGAACTCGGCCGGGACCACCGCCCTGGTGGACCGGCTGGAGCGGCTCGGACTGGTCCGGCGCAGCAGGGACACGGCCGACCGGCGGCGCGTCCTGCTGGACGTGGAGGAGAAGGCCACGGAGCTCGGGTGGAGCTTCTTCGGGCCGGTGATCGGTGAGGTGGTGGCGGCCGCGGAGGGGTTCGAGGCGGACGAACTGGAGACGGTGCGCCGCTTTCTGGCCGCGGTGCTGGAGTCCGCCGGGCGGGTGCGTTCAGCCTGA
- a CDS encoding alpha/beta fold hydrolase: protein MPVPRSAFDLAYDELRARWPESTEDRDVATPYGPTRVHVYGPRDGSPLVLLPGGSATGLVWFANAPALGKRYRIHAVDLLGDAGRTERRGTPLKSAEDLTAWLDALLDGLGLSRTHLCGHSYGAWLAVRYALHAPWRVDRLALVDPTQVFAGFRPGYLLRALPSLLRPSEARARAFLAWETAGTRPDGAWQRLYALATTVPGRKLIAGGRPPVSGLSMPVLVLLAEHSLTHRAAEVADRARRALPRGEVALLPGATHHSLPLTAPEQLDDRLTDFLG, encoded by the coding sequence ATGCCGGTGCCCCGGTCCGCCTTCGACCTTGCCTACGACGAACTCCGCGCACGCTGGCCCGAGTCCACCGAGGACCGTGACGTCGCCACACCGTACGGGCCCACCCGGGTCCATGTGTACGGTCCGCGGGACGGCAGCCCGCTGGTGCTGCTGCCCGGCGGCTCCGCCACCGGCCTGGTCTGGTTCGCCAACGCCCCGGCCCTCGGGAAGCGGTACCGCATCCACGCGGTCGACCTGCTGGGCGACGCCGGCCGCACCGAACGCCGGGGCACACCGCTGAAGAGCGCCGAGGACCTCACCGCCTGGCTGGACGCGCTGCTGGACGGACTCGGACTCTCCCGCACACACCTGTGCGGACACTCGTACGGCGCCTGGCTCGCCGTCAGGTACGCGCTGCACGCGCCCTGGAGAGTGGACCGCCTCGCCCTCGTCGACCCCACCCAGGTCTTCGCCGGGTTCCGCCCCGGCTACCTGCTGCGCGCGCTGCCCTCCCTGCTCCGCCCGAGCGAGGCCCGCGCCCGCGCCTTCCTGGCCTGGGAGACGGCGGGCACCCGCCCGGACGGGGCCTGGCAGCGCCTCTACGCGCTGGCCACCACCGTCCCCGGCCGCAAACTGATCGCCGGCGGCCGTCCGCCGGTCTCCGGCCTCTCCATGCCGGTCCTGGTCCTGCTCGCGGAACACAGCCTCACCCACCGCGCCGCCGAGGTCGCCGACCGGGCCCGCCGGGCGCTTCCCCGGGGCGAGGTGGCCCTCCTCCCGGGAGCCACCCACCACTCCCTGCCGCTCACCGCACCGGAGCAACTGGACGACCGGCTGACGGACTTCCTGGGCTGA
- the tgmC gene encoding ATP-grasp peptide maturase system methyltransferase — protein sequence MSTPNGLRAALADRLAEDGTLVGTVWRDAVGSVPRELFVGSYFMPVAGSVPTRYRPVHEGGPGWLEGVYSDETLITQLDGRTRPGDVTDGTVSGSPSSSSTLPSLVLRMWHQLGAEPGHRVLEIGTGTGYSTALGAYRLGDAGLTSIEYDPVVGGAASAALKAAGFAPRLIIGDGLRGDPDGERYDRLIATCSVRYIPLPWLHQVKPGGKILVTLSGWCYANALVLLEVTGPGEATGRFLPGCTSFMIARPHDRPPRPTLALLPGEERPSRIDPAELDTWTGGWVAQLAAASAERMGAGAEQVLWDVATGSQARTAPAPGGGWTVVQRGPERLWDRVEQAVRYWKSAGEPHQEGFGITVSPARQRVWLGTEDGPGWDLPV from the coding sequence GTGAGCACACCGAACGGTCTTCGCGCAGCTCTGGCGGACAGACTCGCCGAGGACGGCACCCTCGTGGGAACCGTGTGGCGTGACGCGGTCGGGTCCGTCCCCAGGGAGCTGTTCGTGGGGTCCTACTTCATGCCTGTGGCGGGCAGTGTCCCGACCAGGTACCGCCCCGTCCACGAGGGCGGGCCCGGATGGCTGGAGGGGGTCTACTCCGACGAGACGCTGATCACCCAGCTCGACGGCCGGACCCGCCCCGGCGACGTGACCGACGGCACCGTGAGCGGCTCTCCGTCGTCGTCGTCCACCCTGCCGTCCCTGGTGCTGCGTATGTGGCACCAGCTCGGCGCCGAGCCCGGGCACCGGGTGCTGGAGATCGGTACGGGCACCGGTTACTCGACCGCTCTTGGCGCGTACCGCCTCGGGGACGCGGGCCTCACCAGCATCGAATACGACCCTGTGGTGGGCGGGGCCGCCTCCGCGGCGCTCAAGGCCGCCGGATTCGCTCCTCGGCTGATCATCGGTGACGGCCTTCGCGGCGACCCGGACGGGGAGCGGTACGACCGGCTCATCGCCACGTGCTCGGTCCGGTACATCCCGCTTCCGTGGCTCCACCAGGTGAAGCCCGGGGGGAAGATCCTGGTCACTCTGTCCGGCTGGTGCTACGCCAATGCTCTCGTGCTGCTGGAGGTGACCGGCCCGGGAGAAGCCACAGGCCGGTTCCTGCCGGGCTGCACCAGCTTCATGATCGCCCGGCCCCACGACCGGCCGCCTCGCCCGACGCTGGCCCTGCTGCCGGGAGAAGAGCGTCCGAGCCGGATCGACCCCGCGGAACTGGACACGTGGACCGGCGGCTGGGTCGCCCAGCTGGCGGCTGCGTCGGCTGAGCGCATGGGGGCGGGTGCGGAACAGGTTCTCTGGGATGTGGCCACCGGTTCACAGGCCCGGACGGCGCCCGCTCCTGGAGGCGGGTGGACCGTCGTGCAGCGCGGGCCCGAACGTCTGTGGGACCGGGTCGAACAGGCGGTGCGGTACTGGAAGTCTGCGGGCGAGCCGCACCAGGAGGGCTTCGGCATCACGGTCTCGCCCGCTCGTCAGCGTGTGTGGCTCGGAACCGAGGACGGGCCGGGCTGGGATCTGCCGGTCTGA